atattgcaagaCACGCTGGACTACTGCTAGTGAATCCGTAAATTcagtaataaatttggaatcaGCACTAGAAGAAATGGCCAGCGATCACGATAAAGTGctaacaaatgataaaataaaaccgattattcaatcgagaaattttttttcaaatttacgagTTCTTGGATTTGTTCTGGATCCTCCAAGAAAAGCGGTACTTTCATTAGAATCAAGAAGAGCTACACTTGCAGATTGTTTCCCTGAGCTTGGCAAGACTTGCAGctacattaaaaaaagttacccAAATCATTAAATCCTGCATTCCGAAGTCATTGTatcaaagtaataaatgaaagatttgaTGAATTCGATGATGATAAGTatattacttgtttttttatggATCCCAGATTTAGAAACGCGCCACTTAAAAAATGCGCCCTCAtgagaattatcaaatgtgCAGCTTCAATCGGGAAAAATTTAGGTTTCACCAAGTTACGTGCCTGAAACTTTATGCGATCAAAtacagaaatatattaatgaagcAAGAGCCATTTGACCCAGATATCGGTTTTGCTAAAGATAATCCCGTGAAttggtggaaatatattaataccgaACCAGAACCAGATGTCCTGCCAAGAAGTTGCAAGTTATCTATTTGCAATATGTCCTAACTCAGCAACTTGCGAACGTGGATTTTCGACTTTAGGATGGCTATTTCATAAACGTCGCTTAAATCTTAATGTGGATAAACTAGAATCCAtgtgcaaattaattttgtattggaaatccaattcaaaaactgaacttggattttatggaattgatCAAAAAAGAATACTTTCGTCTTAGTGATGATAAGATCAATATACGTATTGCAGAAGCTTTTGCAGAAGATGACGATGAGGAATATAATGAGGAGCAAGCTTCTACTCGAGAGATTAACTACAAGCGGCGAAACAATACCCGAAGACAATTGCCGTGTAGTAATTGAAAGTCTATGGATTGatcaatttgttaatttatcgcATGATTCAATTACTAGTGAAATCGGCGATATTCCAAGAGATATATTGGATGAttcagatgaaaataatgcggAAGATGATGAAGTTGATGATAGTGGTAATAACAAGAGACCCGGAGAAGGTGACTATGATTATGATATAGATGATGTATTAGGTATGGATGATGGTGATAATAATGacgataattatgatgataatgaggaataataataatgagaaataattacaatagttaatccaatgagaattaattctaatatcatgtgatttaaataatgatactatttagaaaataaatgatgtaattatgcaGGGCAAAATATTCGCGATCAAAGTccagttaacatataattatgcagGCAATGCAggcaattgtaattttatattatattttaaaacattgcaatttaattaaggaataaggataagcatattatattttaaaaatagtgcaatttaattaaggaataaggataagcatattatattagaatcaataagttttaaggacttcgttaattaaatttattacattagatcaataaattttaagaactgcgttacaaaaaaatttagaactgcgttaattaaatttattacattagaatcaaaactgtgtttattttgttacaaatactttaattatgtagaatgttattatgttcatcagttcatgttttaaacattataacgaattttaaaattattataaatattatgaaatttgaatttttttttcgcaattcaaaaccaaattgtattttaattttcaaattgtatttaattttcaaatttcaagttacgaaaaaatcataaaaataaaaaatggcagCATTAGTACCTTTTGTCCCACCGCCACCACCAGTATTCCAATGGACGATTAACGCAGCTAGGCAATTAATCGCGGAGCGGAGAAACTTACATCAGCAATTCGAAAGAATTGCAAACCGTCATCATGTAAATGCATGGACAATAATAGCAAATAGGTGTTCGTTGCAACGGGATTTGCAGCGACACCCAGGCAATGCCAAACAAAATGGAATGCCCTCAAACGAGGTTATGAAAACCTCAgtaggataataaataataatgatgacgacATTCCTATTATAAGCCCAAATAGTTTCGATAGAGCGTGTTTTGCTGATATGAACGATGAATTCTGGTTACAAaccggtaattattattaattattattttaaattaattttatttaggcaattcattcaattcattaatatttttattggattttagatCTGTTTAGACGAGAGTATCGACGGCAGCATGCTGCACATGATCGACGTCGATATGAATATAGATTGCGAAGGGAAAGAAGAAGGTCGTGATCTAGGTCTCGATCAAGAAGTAGAtcaagaagtagagatagaagacgagatagaagtagagatagaagacgagatagaagtagagatagaagacgggacagaagtagagatagaagaagaGGTAGAAGCAGGTCCCCACATAgaagataaagatattattaaattttaatttttattatatttttaatcgtgtattttattagtttaatattaaatattataaaataaatatttacatacaaaaaatcatattgtctttaatctttattcttataaattgtttaaatgccaaaactctaattaaatcatatagaaAGTATTGCCGAAACGCCGAAACAGTTTCGGCAAGTTACGGCAGTTTCGCGATTTTGATAGGTTtcgcagtttcagcatttcttgatgatttcgcgaaactagtttcggcagtttcgcgtacgccattctgccgaaacctctagtttcggcaagcaaccttactgccaaatacagtcaactccctctatagtcactcccgttatagtcacattctactatatagtcacaccagttgaatgttcaaaacactttattattaaaaactatcctatatagtcacaatctatctatagtcactatcacacctatcctaaaaatcttatattaaaaaaaaccgtttataatcacagttatataaagaatatattaaataacttggcatctaataatcgtacaaagatgtatcatagcttgttagaatcgtctcactgagatgaatcgaatggtggtagttttatccttttgcgatcactggctgatgagttattcaacaaaatgttaagcatcggcattattatatttcttgatttacgtttactgctccatttaacattttgctaaatttctcagtacctagtgattgaAAAATgacgattaatagctcgttggaatcgcctcatcaagacgaatcgaatggtggtaagctcatctctctgtgatcaatattgacggagttactacttaaaaaccatttaatattttttaatttcggaaattgatctagtgattggatttcgatgtatcttataccattagaactgtctcatcaagacgaatcgaatggcggtaaaatcgtctctctaggatcaatattggcagagttattacacaaaaaccattaatatttttttaatttcggaaattaatctagtgattggatttcaatgtattttataccattagaaccgtctcatcaagacgaatcgaatggcggtaagatcatctctctacgattaatattggcggagTTACGATTCAATAAAGTTttgagtataattttggctaaaattatattaatttttggccggaattatgatatactaatataagaaattttttatatagtcacatctctttataatcaccaaatatggactgtcccaaatgtgtgactataaagagagttgactgtatctGGATTGGCATACCAAATTAATTGGATTATCAAGTATTTTAACAGATAAGATTTGTTccaaattatacaaaagatataaaaaacaaactgGAAATGAGCCATGGCAACTAACAGAAGTACATGAATCAGAAGTCATAAATTCGAAGCCAGAAAACAAAGTATCctatttatctttttctgaGCAACATGAAGAAAAAGGGCCTATCACTTACAAAGCCAAATCTGATCcagaattaattatcaaatccaTCTTAGAGCACTTTCCATACTTGAAATTTGGAAATAGTTTCAGAGGGattgataattatgattttacatCACCTCAGCCGTGGAGCTCACTATGTCCTATTTGCGATGGAATACATGGGAATTATGGATTACATGGCGAATGGTATAAAAATGAAACGGAATATTGTCTTGCTTCACTTCAagcaataaattcaaattcacGATCGTAGCATAGTTCAGTCATGTGAGAGACGATCACCTGAAAATGTGCAGTTGCAATATAATTGTCTTACTAATCCTGATTTGTGCGACAATAGATTTCTTATATAACACTGATactttttgcaaattttttttttttctgaactGTACAACTGTCGACTGCACGTTCCACtactttttaaattgaaaatgtCTGCAAGTACCACCATTGAACCCTCGGTAGAAGAAGTTGAAGGATATAATACGGACGCGCTTATCACTGTCTTAAATGGAAAAAACTTTGGCCTTAACGaaaatgaaattcaaattattcatGAACAGGGGATTGATGGTGCTAGCTTTCTTatgttaaacaaaaaaaggttTAAGGAATGTAACATTAGAATTGGACCAAGAGCTAAGCTTGTCAACtggattaataatttaaacaacCAAAGTAAGTTCTATCGTAAAATAGTTTAACGTTTGTACGTCTCGTGTGTTATTCAACAGACGTCTTTCAACACAATTATTTTCATAGTATTTATTACTCGTTTCTATGTTTTGCTTGTCTTTTATATGATTCATATAATACCGAATACTTACTTATTCTTGTGCTTTTCTTTCCTGCTTCTTATCGTCAAACCCGCCCAAAAACACATTCGCGTTATCACAGGTCAATCCGTTGTTGGTAAGtgaattgtaataaatttagtcAATGCGAGTGAATGCGAAATGGCttgatttttctttcataataatatcaaatattcccgcttttttcattttctaaccAATAatgttaaacttttttttagattcgcaagtattaagaaattttccCTCTAAATTTGAAGGATGTATTAAGAATCGTTAGAGGTCTTGATTTTAAAATGGAGCAGgggttttaataaaatacgtCGTGCTATAGAGAAACGATCTATTCGCCAGGTATGTTATTCATTTGATCCATCAATCATTTCTGCAAATGCCATTAACGATTTATGTTTAGGTACTGATTTAACGGAAACTGAGAAGGGTAAAACTGTTATGGATAAAGGAACACATATTGTGTTTCCGCTCAAATGGACCACGAGTAGCAAAAGAAGTGGAAATGGAAGGTTTACAAATTCGCCTAACAGAAATGCAGATCCAAAAGAAGAAGAAGTACAACAATACTTTAT
The Rhizophagus irregularis chromosome 19, complete sequence DNA segment above includes these coding regions:
- a CDS encoding uncharacterized protein (SECRETED:cutsite_VKP-AQ; SECRETED:prob_0.1788); SECRETED:SignalP(1-23), which produces MIHIIPNTYLFLCFSFLLLIVKPAQKHIRVITGQSVVESLEVLILKWSRGFNKIRRAIEKRSIRQVCYSFDPSIISANAINDLCLGTDLTETEKGKTVMDKGTHIVFPLKWTTSSKRSGNGRFTNSPNRNADPKEEEVQQYFINECKELDKTPNIKNKLIVVDKHSSPSLGT